One window from the genome of Pyrobaculum ferrireducens encodes:
- a CDS encoding TrmB family transcriptional regulator, with protein sequence MVGVYEILKRLGEADLDDLVEAAYREGIPPPVATRALMRLIERGEVEVICGMTIRYKPR encoded by the coding sequence GTGGTAGGCGTATATGAAATTTTGAAGAGGCTGGGCGAGGCCGATCTGGACGATCTGGTGGAGGCCGCGTATAGAGAGGGCATTCCGCCGCCTGTGGCCACGAGGGCGTTGATGAGGTTGATAGAGCGCGGCGAGGTGGAGGTGATATGCGGCATGACTATTCGATACAAGCCGAGATGA
- a CDS encoding HAD family hydrolase yields the protein MRHDYSIQAEMNFITSFWGLVVERINFWDVWREIVDAHVVDEVAWVVEKIQSAGYEVPLGAVARALSHRSDLDHRFLAARFMDLVNRRMKPAPCVHEFFSALASRGRIAVLSNTPCRCFIDSFLKERNLHVDLVLTSDMLLRRKPSKSVFKFALSKLGAEPHSAVYIGDSVEDLGALGLGILTVIVGAEGGHLNFPDLCSAARWLSTGLERL from the coding sequence ATGCGGCATGACTATTCGATACAAGCCGAGATGAATTTCATAACTAGCTTCTGGGGCTTGGTTGTAGAGCGGATTAACTTCTGGGATGTCTGGCGTGAAATTGTAGATGCCCATGTGGTGGATGAGGTGGCTTGGGTTGTCGAGAAGATACAGAGCGCCGGGTACGAAGTCCCTCTTGGAGCTGTGGCCCGTGCCTTATCCCACAGGTCTGATCTTGACCACAGATTTCTGGCGGCGAGGTTTATGGATCTCGTGAATAGACGTATGAAACCCGCGCCTTGTGTACATGAGTTCTTCTCCGCCCTCGCCAGCAGGGGGAGGATCGCCGTTTTGTCCAACACCCCCTGTAGGTGTTTTATAGATAGTTTCCTGAAGGAGAGAAATCTACATGTAGACTTAGTTCTAACCTCGGACATGTTGCTTAGGAGAAAGCCGTCGAAATCTGTGTTTAAATTCGCCTTGTCAAAGTTAGGGGCTGAGCCGCACAGCGCAGTCTACATTGGCGACAGCGTAGAGGACCTGGGGGCTCTGGGCCTTGGCATTTTGACGGTTATAGTCGGCGCAGAAGGCGGCCATTTGAACTTCCCAGACCTCTGTAGCGCGGCGAGGTGGCTGTCGACAGGGCTAGAAAGATTATAA